The window ATGATGTCGAGGGCTTGTGGTGAGATAACAATATGATCAGCGTTCAGGATATGATACACGCTAAGGTAATTGGCACGGATCACCAATACCTCTTGCAAGTTGTTAGTTGCGCGCATCAACTCTGGCGTCTTTTCACTCGTGACAAGCAGTACTTTTCTATCAAGCTTGAACTGCTTCAAAAAGGCGACAGCATCGCGAGTCTTGCCAGTAACCTTTTCTTCATACGGCAATACGCTAATCTTCTTCGCCTCATGTGCTACCGTCAAGGCTTGGCGAATTGCCACTTTCTTGGCGGTTTTAGACAATTTTTTAGTGTAGTTTTCGTTGCCGCGTGGGCCAAAGACCACACCACCACCGCGCCAGATTGGGTTACGGGTTGAGCCGAAACGTGCCCGACCAGTTCCCTTTTGCTTCCATGGTTTTTTACCACCACCGGAAACTTCACCGCGCTGCTTGGTGGTTGCGCTCGCCAAACGAGCGTTGGCTAGATAGCCGTCATATGCCAATTTCAACAATTCGTGATTTGGCACGTCAACAGCGAAAATGTCTTTAGGAAGTTTGGTTGATTCAGCCATTACTTGTTACCTCCTAAAATGATCAGCCCTTTTCGCGGCCCAGGCACAGCGCCCTTTACCCCGATCAGATTGGTCTCTGGATCAACATATGCCACTTCCAGGTTCTTGACCGTAACACGCTCGTGACCCATGTGGCCAGCCATCGTCTTACCCTTGAACACTTTTTGTGGATACATCGAGCCAATTGAACCTGGCTTACGAGTATTACCTTTACCACCGTGCGTCTTGCGGTGACGCTTAAAGTTGTGGCGTTTAATGGTTCCAGCGAAACCTTTACCTTTGCTGGTTCCGGTCGCATCGACAGAATCGCCGACTTCGAACGCGGAAACGTTGATTTCGTCGCCAACTTTGAGACCTTCAGGGATCTCGTCGACGCGGAATTCCCGAATGTGCTTCGGGGTCACTTGGGCTGGCTTGACGTGTCCAGCCACGGCCTTGCTCAGGTTCTTACCCTCTCCATAAGCGACCTGTACCGCATTGTAACCGTCGGTTTCGACAGTTTTCACCTGAGTCACGGTGACAGGGCCGGCTTGGATCAGCGTCACCGGAATGGCTTTGCCGTCTTCAGCCAAGAGCTGGGTCATACCAAGTTTGGTACCGAGAAGTGTTTTCACTTTTCCTCACTCCCACTTAAATACTCCTGATGACGTGCGGTTTCTGGGTTCTGCGTGAGGCGTTCATAATAAACACTTCAATCATAGCCAGACCTGCTCATTCATCAAGGAGAACAGTTGATATTACGCGTAATAGAAATTACTTTGTGATTGTAACACACATTGGTCTGTGGCGTCAACAGTGGTAGAATGTTGGTCTGGACTATTGACACGATGTTGATTACCTGCTATAATTTGACAGTTTGAATAAAATAGCAAGAGGAGTAAAGCATGACTGCAACATCAGAAGCTAAGGCCTGGACAGATTATGACAAGGTCACAAGAAATCCAGAAACCGACAAAGACAGGAGAAAGTTCTTCGAATGGTTCGGGCAACTAACATATGAAAAAGTTGAAAATGGTGAACTATCGTATGAGGATCTAGAGACACTGGACCCAACCATACAACAAGCTGTAGAGATTGCTCTCAATTTATATGCGGAATCACAGCAGGAAGCAGCACGAGAAGTTACTGAGACACAATAACCGCTGAGTTCCGTTAGCCAATAATAATACCGCCCCGTAAGGAGCGGTATTATTCATTATCATCACACCCTAGGCGTTGCGCTTTTCGATAATCTCCTGCGCTACGTTTGGTGGAACTTCCTCGTACTGCGCGAGCTCCATGGTGCTGGCTGCGCGACCCTGGCTCATCGAGCGGATGTCTGAGGTGTAGCCAAACATATTAGCCAGCGGCACAAAGGCCTTGACCAATTTGGCGCCGCCCATCAGATCTTCCATGGCGTCGATGCGGCCGCGGCGTGAGTTCAGGTCGCCGATGATGTCGCCCATGAACTCTTCTGGAGTGGTAACTTCAACTTTCATGACTGGCTCGAGCAGGATTGGGGTTGCTTGCTTGATACCTTCGCGGGCTGCCAATGAACCTGCTAGCGAGAAAGCTAGTTCCGAGGAGTCGACATCGTGGTACGAACCATCATACAGCGTTGCCTTGACGTCAACCACTGGATAGCCAGCGATGACACCACCTTCCAAGGTTTCCTTGATACCCTTCATCACAGCCGGGCGATATTCCTGAGGAACCACGCCACCCTTAATCTCGTCGATAAATTCAAAGCCTTTGCCAGCTTCGTTTGGCTCAAAGCGTACCCAAACGTCACCGTACTGACCGCGACCACCAGACTGCTTGGCGTGCTTACCCTGGACTTCGGCGCGGCCCTTGATTGACTCGCGGAAGGCCACCTGCGGCTCGCCAATGTTCGCTTCAACCTTGAACTCGCGCTTCATACGGTCGATCAAGATATCGAGGTGCAACTCACCCATGCCGGACATAATCGTCTGGCCAGTTTCTTCGTCAGTGTGGATGCGGAAGGTTGGGTCTTCCTCAGCCAGACGCTGCAAGGCCAATGCCATCTTCTCTTGGTCGGCCTTTGATTTTGGCTCAACGGCGATGGATACTGGTGGCTCTGGGAACTCGATACTTTCCAGGGCAATTGGGTGCGCTGGATCAGTCAAGGTATTACCAGTACCGGTGCTCTTCAAACCAACCACTGCCGCGATGTCGCCAGCACCGATTTTGTCGATTTCCTCGCGCTTGTCGGCGTGCATGCGCACGATACGGCCGATACGCTCTTTGTCGCCAGTGGTGGTATTCAGGACGTAGCTGCCCGAGCTCAAGACACCGGAATAGACGCGGATAAAGATCAATTTACCAACGAATGGGTCAGTAGCGATCTTGAACGCGAGAGCGCTCATCGGCTCTTTTTCGTCTGGCTTGCGGCTCACTTCATCGCCAGTCTTTGGATTTTTACCCCAAATTTCGTCAACGTCCAGCGGGCTTGGCAAGTAGTCAACCATCAGGTCAAGCAGCTTCTCCACGATGACACCACGGCCGTCACCACCAGTGACTAAGAAGAAGTCACCAGCCAGCACTCGCTTACGCAGCGCCATTTTCAGTTCGTCGATAGTAATCGCTTCCTCACCCTGGTCGAGGAACTTCATCATCAATTCATCATCAGCCTCAACGGCATTTTCCACCAGCAGGGCGCGAGCATTCTTCGCCTTCTCCAGCATATCAGCCGGGATTTCGCCAACTTTCAACTCGTGGTCGGTGTAATCATCGTAGGTGTAGGCTTTCATGTCGACGAGGTCGACCACGCCGTTAATCGTCTTTTCAAAACCAATTGGGATGTGAATTGGAAAGGCTTGTTTGCTCAAGCGATTGTGAATTGATTCCAAAGATTTCCAGAAGTCACCACCGGTCTGGTTGATCTTGTTAACGAAGCAAATGCGCGGCACGCCGTATTTGTTAGCCTGGCGCCAGACGGTCTCAGACTGCGCCTCAACACCCATCTTGCCGTCAAACACGGTCACTGCGCCGTCGAGCACGCGTAGCGAACGCTCCACCTCAGCAGTAAAGTCGATGTGCCCTGGCGTGTCGATAATGTTAATCTTATGGTCTTTCCAGAAGCAGGTCACCGCCGCCGAGGTAATGGTAATGCCCCGCTCCTTTTCCTGCGCCATCCAGTCGGTGGTCGCACCGTCGCCGTCACCCTTAACTACACCAATTTTATGTGTCAAGCCAGTGCGGTACAAGATACCCTCAGTGGTCGTCGTTTTACCGGCGTCAATATGGGCAATGATACCAATGTTTCTAAAGTTTTGTAATGGAACGTTTGCTGCCATTGTCTTTCCTTTGTTAAAAATAGTTATTGTTCGAGATTCTCCGGAGCTATTTTGACGCACCAAAAAACTACGCTTGAGCTGTATTATAGCAGACGATTGGCGTTTTGTGAATGAGCCCTGTCTTAGCGCGGAATTTGGCTACGACCTGATTGGATTTGTTGTATACCCTTGGCCATGAGTAAATAATCTTTGTTTTGAGCATCAGACCGACCAAGGAGCGTTGCACGCACCATCATCACTAGAGAATCACAGACTCTCGTGGTGGCGAGGGTTTCCACGGAGACAGATTGCACATACATCGCACCCGCCGTATTCAATTCAACCCATTCCCTATTATGAAGCGCGAGGCCCTTATACATAATATCGTATGGCATATACGGATCAAGTGAAGCCAGTACCTTGCAGTGAATGTTTATCGCCTTAATGACTCGATTAAGGTCTCTATTCGACAATCGCCTAAAAGGAATTTCATTAATCGGAATATCTACCAGCTCCTTGATCATTCGAGCTGAGTCGATACAATTATTGTTTGGATCAACTGGTCGTATATTATTCAAATAATCAAGGACCTCAGGCGTGTACAGCTGTAAAATAGCCTTGGCCTGTTCAATATCCATCAGCTGCGGAAACTGGATAAGGACATCCAGCGGAACGACATACTGGGCCGTGGTGCCCTCTGGTGTTACGCCAAGACCACCAAGTACGATTTCTGGATCAGACTTGTTCGCGACAATCAGGCAACCGGCGCACTGGAGTTTATGATCTTCAATATATACGTATTCTTCTCCGTTTTTGGTATGTTGTTGCACCCATCCGCTTACCGCCATCAGCTGACCGATAAGCCCGGCAAATAGTTCTTGGTTAATCCGCACAGTGGCTTCTAGATACTGATGAGGATTGAGCTTTCGAACGTCGGCCATTCGTTCTCGAGCCAGGCGGAGGACAGTGGCGACTTGCTGATTGAAAACAGCCTTATCAAGTAACGCAAGGTTCTCGGGCAGCGGGGTGGCAGATGGGGTAGACTCAGTCGTCATCTCTTAATCATACGGCGTAAAAGCCGACTGACGCAACCATAACCATAAAGCTCTTAGCGATAATTCACGCACTGCAGCGGCGTGTCATAATCATTTTCACGCACCAAGCCAACGACTTTCTGTAACTCATCTTTCGAGGCGGAGGTGACACGGACGAGGTCGCCTTGGATTTGCGGCTTGGCTTTGGGCGCCGCAGCGCGAATGTCGGCAGCGATGCGCTTGGCGGTCGGCTGGTCGAGGCCTTGTTTGAAAGGAATTTCCCAGGTGGTTTTGAGATTTGAGGTGATCTTTTCTTTGGTGAGATCGAGGACTTTGCTCGACTGACCCCGAGCCGCCAGTTTCTTGCGCACAATGTCCAGCACCGCATCAACCTGCCAGTCGTTATCACCAGTGAGCTTGAATCCTTTTTTATCATCCAGCCAGTCAATCCCAGCACTCGTCCCCTTAAAATCGTACCGCCCTTGGATCTCTTTTTCCGCCTGCATGAAAACATTATTCAGCTCGGCTTTGTCAATTTCTGACACAATATCAAATGAAAAACTTGCCATTTACCCCTCCTCATTTTCCTCATTATAACAAAAATCGCCCGTTTTTCAGAGCGATTTCTGAGTTTACATTTTCCCGACAATTAGCCGCGAGCAAAGTGTGCAAAGGCACGGTTGGCTTCGGCCATCTTGTGGGTGTCTTCCTTCTTCTTGAAGGCGGCACCAGCTTCGTTATACGCATCGACGATTTCCAGCGCCAAACGCTGTGAATATGGCATGCCACTACGAGCGCGAGCTGACTGGACTAGCCAGCTAAACGCGTAGTGCAACTGACGGTGTCCCTGAACTGGGAATGGGATCTGGTAGTTGGCACCACCGACACGGCGGCTTTTCACCTCAAAGTTTGGACTGACGTTTTTCAAGGCTTTCTCGAACACTGCCAGTGGATCTTCTGAATCCAATTTTTTAGCAGCAGTTTC is drawn from Candidatus Saccharibacteria bacterium oral taxon 488 and contains these coding sequences:
- the rplD gene encoding 50S ribosomal protein L4, with translation MAESTKLPKDIFAVDVPNHELLKLAYDGYLANARLASATTKQRGEVSGGGKKPWKQKGTGRARFGSTRNPIWRGGGVVFGPRGNENYTKKLSKTAKKVAIRQALTVAHEAKKISVLPYEEKVTGKTRDAVAFLKQFKLDRKVLLVTSEKTPELMRATNNLQEVLVIRANYLSVYHILNADHIVISPQALDIITAWLGKEEA
- a CDS encoding 50S ribosomal protein L3 produces the protein MKTLLGTKLGMTQLLAEDGKAIPVTLIQAGPVTVTQVKTVETDGYNAVQVAYGEGKNLSKAVAGHVKPAQVTPKHIREFRVDEIPEGLKVGDEINVSAFEVGDSVDATGTSKGKGFAGTIKRHNFKRHRKTHGGKGNTRKPGSIGSMYPQKVFKGKTMAGHMGHERVTVKNLEVAYVDPETNLIGVKGAVPGPRKGLIILGGNK
- the fusA gene encoding elongation factor G — protein: MAANVPLQNFRNIGIIAHIDAGKTTTTEGILYRTGLTHKIGVVKGDGDGATTDWMAQEKERGITITSAAVTCFWKDHKINIIDTPGHIDFTAEVERSLRVLDGAVTVFDGKMGVEAQSETVWRQANKYGVPRICFVNKINQTGGDFWKSLESIHNRLSKQAFPIHIPIGFEKTINGVVDLVDMKAYTYDDYTDHELKVGEIPADMLEKAKNARALLVENAVEADDELMMKFLDQGEEAITIDELKMALRKRVLAGDFFLVTGGDGRGVIVEKLLDLMVDYLPSPLDVDEIWGKNPKTGDEVSRKPDEKEPMSALAFKIATDPFVGKLIFIRVYSGVLSSGSYVLNTTTGDKERIGRIVRMHADKREEIDKIGAGDIAAVVGLKSTGTGNTLTDPAHPIALESIEFPEPPVSIAVEPKSKADQEKMALALQRLAEEDPTFRIHTDEETGQTIMSGMGELHLDILIDRMKREFKVEANIGEPQVAFRESIKGRAEVQGKHAKQSGGRGQYGDVWVRFEPNEAGKGFEFIDEIKGGVVPQEYRPAVMKGIKETLEGGVIAGYPVVDVKATLYDGSYHDVDSSELAFSLAGSLAAREGIKQATPILLEPVMKVEVTTPEEFMGDIIGDLNSRRGRIDAMEDLMGGAKLVKAFVPLANMFGYTSDIRSMSQGRAASTMELAQYEEVPPNVAQEIIEKRNA
- a CDS encoding YajQ family cyclic di-GMP-binding protein, coding for MASFSFDIVSEIDKAELNNVFMQAEKEIQGRYDFKGTSAGIDWLDDKKGFKLTGDNDWQVDAVLDIVRKKLAARGQSSKVLDLTKEKITSNLKTTWEIPFKQGLDQPTAKRIAADIRAAAPKAKPQIQGDLVRVTSASKDELQKVVGLVRENDYDTPLQCVNYR
- the rpsG gene encoding 30S ribosomal protein S7, with amino-acid sequence MPRKVTKKLQRQLQPDRRYQSVLVQRLINKSMLDGKKLAAERAVYTALETAAKKLDSEDPLAVFEKALKNVSPNFEVKSRRVGGANYQIPFPVQGHRQLHYAFSWLVQSARARSGMPYSQRLALEIVDAYNEAGAAFKKKEDTHKMAEANRAFAHFARG